Proteins co-encoded in one Erwinia sp. genomic window:
- the flgI gene encoding Flagellar P-ring protein (ID:JIFNMEKO_01068;~source:Prodigal:2.6), whose protein sequence is MRKPVMQWLMLSVLLFCQSALADRIRDITTVGGVRDNSLIGYGLVVGLDGSGDQTTQTPFTTHSLNNMLSQLGITVPSGTNMQLKNVAAVMVTAKVPAFGRQGQTIDVVVSSMGNAKSLRGGTLLMTPLKGVDNQVYALAQGNILVGGAGASSGGSSVQVNQVNGGRITGGATIERELPNNFASTNTISLFLNQEDFSMAQRISDAINNRMGFGTAEALDGRTVQVRASANGTSQVRLLADIQNIDVSAPVQDAKVIVNSRTGTVVMNKEVLLSSCAIAQGNLSVTVNQQQNVNQPNTPLAGGQTVVTPQTQIDMRQNGGVLQSVTASANLNSVIRALNALGATPIDLMSILQSMQSAGCLHAKLEII, encoded by the coding sequence ATGCGCAAACCTGTTATGCAATGGCTGATGTTATCTGTTTTACTCTTCTGCCAGTCAGCACTGGCAGACCGTATTCGTGACATCACAACGGTAGGGGGCGTGCGTGATAACTCCCTGATTGGATATGGATTAGTCGTCGGACTTGATGGTTCGGGTGACCAGACAACACAAACACCCTTCACCACACATAGTCTGAATAATATGCTCTCGCAGTTAGGGATCACTGTTCCCTCAGGCACCAATATGCAATTAAAAAATGTCGCAGCAGTCATGGTTACTGCCAAAGTGCCGGCTTTTGGCCGCCAGGGACAAACGATTGATGTCGTGGTGTCATCAATGGGTAATGCGAAGAGTTTACGCGGTGGAACTTTACTGATGACCCCTTTGAAAGGGGTGGATAATCAAGTGTATGCGTTGGCTCAGGGCAATATTCTGGTGGGTGGCGCAGGTGCATCCTCAGGTGGCAGCAGTGTGCAGGTCAACCAGGTGAACGGCGGTCGCATCACTGGTGGCGCGACGATTGAACGTGAATTGCCTAATAATTTCGCCTCAACGAATACCATCAGTCTGTTTCTGAATCAGGAAGATTTCAGCATGGCCCAGCGCATTAGTGATGCGATTAACAACCGTATGGGATTTGGTACTGCAGAGGCTCTTGACGGACGCACCGTACAGGTACGAGCTTCAGCTAACGGTACTTCCCAGGTTCGTCTGCTGGCAGATATTCAGAATATTGATGTCTCTGCCCCGGTTCAGGATGCCAAAGTGATCGTCAACTCGCGCACTGGCACAGTGGTAATGAATAAAGAAGTACTGCTTAGCAGCTGTGCAATCGCTCAGGGTAACCTGTCGGTGACAGTTAATCAGCAGCAAAATGTTAATCAGCCGAATACGCCGTTAGCGGGTGGCCAGACTGTTGTGACCCCGCAGACACAAATTGATATGCGGCAGAATGGCGGGGTGTTACAGAGTGTGACAGCCAGTGCGAATCTTAACAGTGTTATTCGTGCATTGAATGCACTCGGCGCAACACCGATTGATCTGATGTCGATTCTGCAATCAATGCAGAGCGCAGGCTGTCTGCATGCCAAATTGGAGATCATCTGA
- the flgJ gene encoding Peptidoglycan hydrolase FlgJ (ID:JIFNMEKO_01069;~source:Prodigal:2.6), with product MNDTSSLRAAYDSRSLNDLKRQAGRDPQAHAKEVAKQVEGMFVQMMLKSMRAALPQDGLLSTEQTRLYTSMYDQQIGQQIAAKGLGLADMIVKQMAAATPPDEKAGTIAMALDKTVVNSLPPLMVEQWVRRAVPRLSLPDASGNSTNSGFIAALLQPAKMASQASGIPHHLILAQAALESGWGQRQIKTADGKPSYNIFGIKAGASWQGKSTTITTTEYENGVAKKVQADFRVYDSYFEALTD from the coding sequence ATGAACGACACCTCTTCTCTTCGTGCGGCCTACGACAGTCGTTCACTGAATGATCTTAAGCGTCAGGCGGGTCGTGATCCCCAGGCGCACGCAAAGGAAGTAGCGAAGCAGGTAGAGGGAATGTTCGTCCAGATGATGCTGAAAAGCATGCGAGCCGCTTTGCCGCAGGACGGTTTATTGAGCACGGAACAGACGCGGCTTTATACCTCAATGTATGACCAGCAGATCGGCCAGCAAATTGCTGCAAAAGGTTTGGGGCTAGCAGATATGATCGTGAAGCAGATGGCAGCGGCAACACCGCCTGACGAGAAAGCCGGCACAATAGCCATGGCACTGGATAAAACAGTGGTAAACAGCTTGCCTCCGCTGATGGTCGAGCAGTGGGTACGGCGTGCTGTGCCTCGTTTATCACTACCTGATGCTTCTGGTAACAGCACTAACAGTGGATTTATTGCGGCGTTACTGCAACCGGCAAAAATGGCCAGTCAGGCCAGTGGTATTCCACACCATCTGATTCTGGCGCAGGCGGCGCTAGAGTCTGGTTGGGGGCAACGGCAGATTAAAACCGCCGACGGTAAACCCAGTTATAACATTTTTGGTATTAAAGCGGGTGCCAGCTGGCAGGGAAAAAGTACCACGATCACTACCACAGAATATGAAAATGGTGTGGCAAAAAAAGTCCAGGCTGACTTCCGGGTGTATGATTCCTATTTCGAAGCACTGACTGATTAA
- the flgK gene encoding Flagellar hook-associated protein 1 (ID:JIFNMEKO_01070;~source:Prodigal:2.6): MSNLINSAMSGLSAAQAALSVTGNNISNYTVAGYSRQTTVLGQANSTLTGKFYIGNGVNVAGINREYDSFITAQLRGANTQASALSAQYAQMSNIDNMFSSTTNNLSTTIQGFFSSLQTLVSNASDPSARQTVLGKADGLVNQLQATDTYLRNVNSSLNTPVTSTVDSINGYAKQIANINQQIVKLKGAGAGSNPNDLLDQRDQLVNQLNQLVNVTVSQQDGGSYDISIANGVSLVQGDSYSQLKAVTSSSDPSKTTVASVDASTGIAGEIPESQISGGSLSGLLAFRTELDNTRNQLGQLALTMGDSFNTQHKAGYDVNGDQGEAFFALGAPSAYANSQNSGTTQLTATITNSAQVQASNYKVTYDGSQWSVQRLSDNSSITATTGQDSSGNTTLSFDGLQVTVGGQPANSDSFLVKPVADVVVGMDVNITNEAKIAAAGSTGGGSDNTNAQALLNLQTKKVITGSSTITQGYASMVADIGNKTSNLKTTSTTQAAVVTQLTNQQQSVSGVNLDEEYGNLTRYQQYYMANAQVLQTASTLFQSLISAVS, from the coding sequence ATGTCAAACTTAATCAACAGTGCAATGAGTGGCCTCAGTGCTGCTCAGGCCGCACTAAGTGTGACCGGAAATAACATCAGTAATTACACCGTTGCCGGTTACTCGAGACAAACCACGGTATTGGGGCAGGCGAATAGCACTCTGACAGGTAAGTTTTATATTGGTAATGGTGTAAATGTTGCGGGTATTAACCGTGAGTATGATTCGTTCATCACCGCGCAGTTACGCGGTGCGAACACACAGGCCAGTGCGTTATCAGCGCAATATGCGCAAATGTCTAACATTGACAATATGTTTTCCAGCACCACTAATAACCTCTCTACCACCATTCAGGGTTTTTTCAGTTCATTACAGACCTTAGTCAGTAACGCTTCTGATCCCTCAGCACGTCAGACTGTGCTAGGGAAAGCGGATGGGCTGGTAAATCAATTGCAGGCGACAGATACCTATCTGCGAAATGTGAACAGCAGCCTCAATACTCCGGTTACTTCTACGGTTGATAGCATCAATGGTTACGCGAAACAGATTGCCAATATTAACCAGCAGATAGTTAAGCTGAAAGGGGCAGGAGCGGGGAGCAACCCCAATGATCTTCTCGATCAGCGTGACCAACTGGTTAATCAACTCAATCAGCTGGTTAACGTTACAGTAAGTCAGCAGGATGGTGGCAGCTACGATATCAGTATCGCCAATGGGGTATCTCTGGTGCAGGGCGATAGCTATAGCCAGCTCAAAGCAGTCACCTCAAGCAGTGATCCCAGTAAGACAACGGTTGCCAGTGTCGATGCCAGTACGGGGATCGCTGGCGAAATCCCTGAATCACAAATCAGCGGGGGCTCTCTCAGCGGTCTTCTCGCTTTTCGTACCGAACTGGATAATACCCGTAACCAGCTTGGTCAACTGGCGCTGACGATGGGGGACAGTTTTAATACCCAGCATAAAGCCGGTTATGACGTTAACGGAGATCAGGGAGAAGCCTTCTTCGCTCTTGGTGCACCATCAGCTTATGCAAACAGCCAGAATAGTGGCACAACCCAGTTAACCGCTACTATTACCAATAGTGCTCAGGTCCAGGCTTCGAATTATAAGGTCACCTACGATGGCAGTCAGTGGAGTGTTCAGCGCCTCTCTGACAACAGTAGCATTACCGCTACAACCGGTCAGGACAGCAGTGGTAATACCACGCTGAGTTTTGATGGTTTGCAGGTTACCGTTGGTGGACAGCCCGCTAACTCTGACAGTTTTCTGGTAAAACCTGTCGCGGATGTGGTCGTTGGTATGGATGTTAATATTACTAATGAGGCTAAAATAGCCGCTGCCGGTTCAACCGGGGGGGGCAGTGATAATACCAATGCTCAGGCACTGCTTAATTTACAGACCAAAAAGGTAATTACAGGTAGCAGTACCATCACTCAAGGTTATGCCAGTATGGTGGCTGATATCGGTAATAAAACCAGTAACTTAAAAACCACCAGTACCACTCAGGCTGCGGTGGTCACTCAATTGACTAATCAGCAACAGTCAGTTTCGGGCGTCAATCTTGACGAAGAGTACGGGAATCTGACCCGGTATCAGCAATACTATATGGCCAATGCTCAGGTATTGCAGACCGCCAGTACACTCTTTCAGTCGCTGATTAGTGCTGTCAGCTGA
- the flgL gene encoding Flagellar hook-associated protein 3 (ID:JIFNMEKO_01071;~source:Prodigal:2.6): protein MRLSTTMMYDQQMRGISSSQSSWMDVGQQLSSGKRVVNPSDDPVAAARSVVLNQSLAQTSQYKTAQTFATTSISQEETTLQQVTSLVQQAQTVVVAAANGTLADDDRASYATQLEGLRAQLLNLANSTDGNGRYLFAGYKTDTPPFTQDSAGNVTYAGGNTAITQQVDASRTMVTSHTGTEVFMSLTSNAKPEPDGSASEANIFTTFNTAIASLKIPLSGASDATVQAASDALNKTNRGLSNSLNNVLMVRSELGTQLSELDSLGSKAADSTYNLSTELSQLVDVDYTSAISSYTMQQTALQASYKVFSDMSGMSLFKMNS from the coding sequence ATGCGTCTCAGTACCACTATGATGTATGATCAACAAATGCGCGGCATCAGCTCGTCTCAAAGCAGCTGGATGGACGTTGGGCAACAACTCTCCAGTGGCAAACGGGTGGTCAATCCTTCTGACGACCCGGTGGCTGCAGCCCGATCTGTCGTATTGAATCAGTCGCTGGCACAAACCAGTCAGTACAAAACCGCACAGACCTTTGCTACCACCAGCATATCTCAGGAAGAGACAACCCTACAGCAGGTCACCAGTCTGGTACAGCAAGCGCAAACGGTGGTGGTGGCTGCAGCGAATGGTACCCTTGCCGATGATGACCGGGCTTCTTATGCAACCCAGTTGGAAGGTTTGCGGGCACAATTACTCAATCTGGCGAATTCGACTGACGGTAATGGACGCTACCTGTTTGCAGGTTATAAAACTGATACTCCGCCTTTCACCCAGGACAGTGCGGGTAATGTCACCTATGCGGGCGGTAATACAGCAATTACACAACAAGTTGATGCCAGTCGAACTATGGTGACCAGTCACACGGGCACTGAAGTATTCATGTCACTCACCAGCAATGCGAAGCCTGAACCTGATGGCTCTGCCAGTGAAGCGAATATATTCACAACCTTCAATACCGCAATTGCGTCACTGAAAATACCACTCAGCGGTGCCAGCGATGCAACTGTGCAGGCAGCAAGTGATGCGCTGAATAAGACCAACCGTGGCTTATCAAACTCACTGAACAATGTATTGATGGTCCGTTCTGAGTTAGGAACGCAACTTTCGGAACTCGACAGTCTGGGAAGTAAGGCCGCTGACTCAACCTACAATCTTTCAACTGAATTGAGTCAGTTAGTCGATGTCGATTATACCAGCGCAATTTCTTCCTATACTATGCAACAAACCGCATTACAGGCTTCGTATAAAGTGTTCAGTGATATGTCAGGTATGTCTCTGTTTAAAATGAACAGTTAA
- the rne gene encoding Ribonuclease E (ID:JIFNMEKO_01072;~source:Prodigal:2.6) — MKRMLINATQQEELRVALVDGQRLYDLDIESPGHEQKKANIYKGKITRIEPSLEAAFVDYGAERHGFLPLKEISRDYFPASYTSHGRPNIKDVLREGQEVIVQIDKEERGNKGAALTTFISLAGSYLVLMPNNPRAGGISRRIEGDDRAELKEALAALELPEGMGLIVRTAGVGKSADALQWDLTFRIKHWEAIKKAAENRPAPFLIHQESNVIVRAFRDYLRQDIGEILIDNPKVLELARQHIAALGRPDFTSKIKLYTGEIPLFSHYQIESQIESAFQREVRLPSGGSIVIDTTEALTAIDINSARATRGGDIEETAFNTNLEAADEIARQLRLRDLGGLIVIDFIDMTPVRHQRAVENRLREAVRQDRARIQISHISRFGLLEMSRQRLSPSLGESSHHVCPRCSGTGTIRDNESLSLSILRLIEEEALKENTKEVHAIVPVPVASYLLNEKRDAVSAIEKRQGGVRAIIVPNDQMQTPHYSVLRVRSGEETETLSYHLPKFHEAEMMQPSEEVHAERRAPEQPALAAFMIQDTPPQILNSATVATSSTETAAATSPGMVSRLLQRVKQFFSPDNTAVTPVTADESEVNTPAVTPGSSSQGERRNNRRQNNRRDRSSSGSNERTNNRSERMVRDSSENRDENRRNKRNTAVAENDDQRQTATNETSNESVPRRGRQRRPQEEKRQPVQDVVQEDVISNESDNDNEAGDNNQVATVRRKPRKLTKKVRLESEQSEQVAPAVEAVTEPQSESASATADTNSEDNSDRNTLPRRSRRSPRHLRVSGQRRRRYRDERYPTQSPMPLAHACASPELASGKAWIAYPVAVAGDESVDNEQPIVPEYGHQETVDNDVIVAETPASSVTPAEEPENVVAAEDAESEATAPGLSPETEQPTPSVTEAHSPEQSTAEPAHASDESQHAAAENNAVNEKPSGAETSPPVSAGENPASSTPSESDVTEIVESTPVEVNQKAPAEEVQQTAVKPQHPEVVTARADTSGHSDTSAVKQLHYASAPMTLAPAPEWHAEPVRHSDWIRPEYQFSGKGAAGAHAATHQADAPMTKPAG, encoded by the coding sequence ATGAAAAGAATGTTGATAAACGCAACTCAACAGGAAGAGTTGCGTGTTGCACTGGTTGATGGACAGCGCTTGTATGATTTGGATATTGAAAGCCCTGGCCATGAACAAAAAAAAGCGAATATTTATAAGGGAAAAATAACGCGTATCGAACCCAGTCTGGAAGCAGCTTTTGTTGATTATGGCGCAGAAAGACATGGTTTCCTTCCACTTAAAGAGATTTCACGCGATTACTTCCCCGCCAGCTATACCTCCCACGGCCGCCCTAATATCAAAGATGTATTACGTGAAGGCCAGGAAGTCATTGTTCAGATTGATAAAGAAGAGCGAGGCAACAAAGGTGCTGCTCTGACTACATTTATCAGTCTGGCGGGCAGTTATCTGGTTCTGATGCCAAACAATCCCCGTGCAGGTGGAATATCACGCCGTATCGAAGGGGATGATCGTGCAGAATTGAAAGAAGCCCTGGCGGCTCTTGAGCTTCCGGAAGGAATGGGTTTGATCGTCCGTACTGCCGGGGTAGGTAAATCGGCTGATGCGTTACAATGGGATCTTACTTTCCGTATCAAACATTGGGAAGCGATCAAAAAAGCGGCAGAAAACCGCCCTGCCCCTTTCTTAATTCACCAGGAAAGTAATGTCATTGTACGTGCTTTTCGCGATTATTTGCGTCAGGATATCGGTGAAATCCTTATCGATAACCCAAAAGTTCTTGAACTGGCCCGCCAGCATATTGCCGCACTGGGTCGGCCTGATTTCACCAGCAAAATTAAGTTGTACACCGGTGAAATCCCTCTTTTCAGCCATTATCAAATAGAATCACAAATCGAATCTGCATTTCAGCGCGAAGTACGTTTGCCTTCAGGCGGCTCGATTGTAATTGACACTACCGAAGCACTGACCGCTATCGATATCAACTCAGCACGCGCCACGCGCGGAGGAGATATTGAAGAAACAGCCTTTAATACCAACCTTGAAGCAGCCGATGAAATCGCACGCCAGTTGCGTCTGCGAGATTTAGGCGGCTTGATCGTTATCGATTTCATCGATATGACGCCAGTTCGTCATCAGCGCGCTGTTGAAAACCGTCTGCGCGAAGCTGTTCGCCAGGATCGGGCGCGCATTCAAATCAGTCACATTTCACGTTTTGGTCTGCTCGAGATGTCACGGCAACGACTCAGCCCTTCACTCGGGGAGTCAAGTCACCATGTCTGTCCTCGCTGTAGCGGGACGGGAACCATTCGTGATAATGAATCACTCTCGCTCTCTATCCTGCGTCTGATAGAGGAAGAAGCGCTGAAAGAGAATACCAAAGAGGTTCATGCCATTGTGCCGGTGCCGGTGGCCTCGTACCTGCTGAATGAAAAACGTGATGCCGTCAGCGCCATTGAGAAGCGTCAAGGGGGTGTTCGCGCAATCATTGTCCCTAATGACCAGATGCAAACCCCACACTATTCCGTGTTGCGGGTGCGTAGTGGTGAAGAGACTGAAACACTGAGTTATCATCTGCCCAAATTCCATGAAGCAGAAATGATGCAACCCTCTGAGGAAGTGCACGCGGAACGCAGAGCACCTGAGCAACCGGCTCTTGCGGCCTTTATGATTCAGGACACACCACCACAAATTCTGAACTCAGCCACAGTAGCCACCAGCTCAACCGAAACCGCTGCCGCGACATCACCCGGTATGGTTTCCCGTTTACTGCAACGGGTTAAACAATTTTTCAGCCCCGATAATACCGCAGTGACACCGGTGACTGCCGATGAGAGTGAAGTAAATACGCCTGCGGTAACACCAGGCTCTTCATCCCAGGGGGAGCGCCGTAATAATCGTCGTCAAAATAATCGTCGTGATCGCAGCAGCAGCGGCAGTAATGAACGGACTAATAATCGCAGTGAGCGTATGGTACGAGATTCATCAGAGAACCGTGATGAAAATCGCCGTAACAAGCGCAACACTGCCGTAGCAGAAAATGATGACCAGCGTCAGACTGCTACCAATGAAACCAGCAATGAATCTGTACCGCGTCGCGGCAGACAACGCCGCCCTCAGGAAGAGAAGCGACAGCCTGTTCAGGATGTTGTGCAGGAAGATGTTATCTCTAATGAAAGTGATAATGACAATGAGGCTGGCGACAACAATCAGGTTGCCACTGTACGCCGTAAACCACGCAAGCTGACGAAAAAAGTTCGTCTGGAAAGTGAACAGTCAGAGCAAGTCGCACCGGCAGTCGAAGCAGTGACTGAGCCACAATCTGAGTCCGCTAGTGCAACGGCAGACACTAACTCAGAGGATAATAGCGACCGTAATACGCTTCCTCGCCGTTCACGGCGCTCACCACGTCATTTACGCGTAAGTGGCCAACGTCGTCGCCGTTATCGTGATGAACGTTACCCTACTCAATCACCAATGCCTCTGGCACATGCTTGTGCATCCCCGGAGCTTGCTTCTGGTAAAGCCTGGATAGCTTATCCTGTCGCTGTGGCTGGCGATGAGTCGGTGGATAATGAACAACCTATTGTACCTGAATACGGTCATCAGGAAACCGTAGACAACGACGTCATTGTTGCTGAAACCCCTGCCTCATCAGTCACGCCAGCAGAGGAACCCGAAAACGTGGTGGCAGCAGAAGACGCTGAAAGTGAAGCGACGGCTCCGGGACTTTCACCAGAAACGGAACAACCCACTCCGTCAGTGACCGAAGCGCATAGCCCGGAGCAGTCCACTGCCGAGCCGGCACACGCCAGCGATGAATCTCAGCATGCGGCTGCAGAGAACAACGCAGTCAATGAGAAACCCTCCGGGGCTGAGACTTCACCGCCAGTTTCTGCTGGCGAGAATCCGGCAAGCTCAACTCCTTCTGAGAGCGACGTGACCGAAATAGTCGAGAGTACTCCTGTGGAGGTCAATCAGAAAGCGCCTGCCGAAGAGGTGCAGCAAACGGCCGTGAAACCGCAACATCCGGAGGTTGTCACTGCCCGTGCTGACACGTCAGGGCACTCAGATACCAGCGCTGTAAAACAGCTGCATTACGCTTCTGCACCGATGACTCTTGCACCAGCACCGGAATGGCATGCAGAACCAGTGCGTCATAGTGACTGGATTCGTCCTGAGTATCAGTTCAGTGGTAAAGGTGCTGCAGGGGCACATGCAGCCACACACCAGGCCGATGCACCGATGACCAAACCGGCCGGGTAA